Proteins co-encoded in one Nicotiana sylvestris chromosome 7, ASM39365v2, whole genome shotgun sequence genomic window:
- the LOC104249299 gene encoding heavy metal-associated isoprenylated plant protein 16-like: protein MKQKVVIKLYMDRNDQRARTKAFKIAASQPGVSENYELEVLGEQIDAVINSLRKKLGQAQPVSVGPVDDAANNNTNSDTKSEASAAAPQSPTYSYPVFAVPQYPVYEVRDSNPECCSIM, encoded by the exons ATGAAA CAAAAGGTAGTTATCAAATTATACATGGATAGGAATGATCAGAGAGCTCGGACCAAGGCTTTCAAGATTGCTGCTTCTCAACCAG GAGTGAGTGAAAATTACGAATTAGAAGTGTTGGGAGAGCAGATTGACGCAGTAATAAACTCCCTCAGGAAGAAATTGGGTCAGGCGCAGCCGGTTAGTGTTGGCCCCGTTGATGACGCCGCCAACAATAATACAAATTCTGATACAAAGTCTGAAGCTTCAGCTGCCGCGCCTCAGTCGCCAACCTACAGTTACCCTGTTTTTGCTGTACCTCAATACCCAGTTTACGAAGTTAGAGACTCGAATCCGGAATGCTGCTCCATTATGTAA